The DNA sequence AGGCAGAGCAAAGAAATTCCTTTATTAAAGAAGGAATTGAAGGAAACTTTGTGCAAAGGCGACGATGAAAGTTTCCGCAACGCCCAGAAAAAATACCTGGAGTTGAGGAAATCCTTGCTTCATAAAGTGAGGAGTAAATAATGACAAAAATAAATAATGATTTAAAACAACTTATAGAAAGCGGCAAGAAACGCGGGTTTCTTACCTACGACGAAATCAATAAAGTTCTTCCGGCTGATATGATTTCCCAGGATAAGCTTGATAAGCTTTTGACCATGATTGACGACCAGGGAATCGAGTTGGTTGACGAGGAACGTCCTTTTGAGCATGATATAACGGAAGAGCCGGCTAAAGGGGAAGACGGGGATAGCGTGACGGAAAGTGCGATACCTGAGGAAAAGGTTTCCCATATTGATGATCCGGTCCGGCTTTACCTTACCCAGATGGGCGAAATTCCTTTACTTTCCCGTGTGGAGGAGTTGATTCTGGCTAAGAAGATAGAATCCACGCGTAAGAGGTATCGTGAAAAGGTGTTGGAATCACCGGTGGCGATAATGGAAACTATTAAAGTCCTGGAAGATGTACGTGACGGGAATATCGCATACGACAGGACACTTCGGGCAGAAGCCGCGATAGACCTATCCAAAGTCAGCATCATAAAAAGGCTTCCCAGGATTATTACTAAGCTGAAAGAATTTTTAAAAGAAGCACAGGATAGTTACAGTATTCTTGCCAATAACAGTCTTGCCGGTAAAAAGAAAGAAGCTGTAGCCAGAAAGGTTTCGGGCATTCAGGCGAAATGGGTGAAAATAACCGAGGATCTTAATGTCCAGACAAAGAAAATCAATCCTGTAGTTGACAGGTTGAAAGATATTTCGAAAAGGTTCAGCGGTATAATGAAAGAGCTGGATATCATCAGGAAATCGGCGAAGAATAAATCTCGTTTGAACGAGTTGAACCAAGAACTTTTCGGTTTAAAGTTGCTGGTCTTTGAGGATGACAACGACCTGAAAGCACGGTTAAAGGAGATAAGCCGCCGGGTGCAGGAATACGAAATGGCTAAAAGGAAATTGTCCAGCGCCAACTTGAGATTGGTGGTAAGCATTGCCAAAAAATACCGCAACAGGGGTTTAAGTTTTCTTGATTTAATCCAGGAGGGTAATACCGGTTTGATGCGTGCCGTGGAAAAATACGAATACAGGCGCGGGTATAAATTTTCAACCTATGCTACCTGGTGGATACGGCAGGCCATTACCAGGGCGATTGCCGACCAGTCCCGGACAATCAGGATTCCGGTGCACATGGTCGAAACGATGAGCCGTCTTAAAAATACCGCCAAGAAATTACTTCAGGAAAAAGGGCGCGAGCCGACCGTGGAAGAAATATCGGAAAATTCCCATATCCCTCTGGACGAGACGAAAAGGGTGCTTAAGATTTCGCGTTATCCCGTTTCGCTGGATAAGCCCATCGGCTACTCGGAAGACGGCCAGGTTGGGGATTTTATTGAAGACCGCCGTGTTCAATCGCCTCTTAAAGCGGCAACTCAGGATATGCTTAGGGAACGCTTGAATGATGTCCTTAACTCGCTTTCTTTCCGTGAACGGGAAATAGTAAAGCTTCGTTACGGCATAGAAACAGGATATGCTTATACCCTGGAAGAGGTCGGCAAGATATTTAACGTGACGCGAGAAAGAATCAGGCAGATAGAAGCCAAGGCGCTGAGGAAATTACAGCATCCTATCCGAAGCCGTAAATTAATTAATTTCTTAGAGAAAACAGGTGCAAAAGAAGAATGATAAACGATACGATTAAAGTACTGACGGATTTACAGGAAATTGATGTAAAAATTCATGCACTGGAAGAGGAAAAAAGGAAAAAACCATTGGTTCTGGGGGAAGAAGATAAAGCGGTTAATACCCTGAAGGAAAAATTAGCCTTACTTCAAAACAGCCACAAGGATTCAAGGAAAGAGATAGACCAGAAAGAACTGGCGCTTAAGGAAAAAGAGGAAAAAGTCGTCAAGTTAAACGTCCAGCTGAATACCATTAAGACCAATAAAGAATATTCAACCATCCTGAACGAAATCAGCTCCGTTAAGGCTGATATGAGTGTTTTGGAAGACGAAATCCTTGGTTCCTTTTCTCGTGCCGAACAAATACAGAAGGATGCGGAAAGTGTCCAGAAGGAGTTGGATATTGCCCTGAAGAAGCGTAATGAGGTGGCAAAAGAAGTTGATACGGCGGTGGCTGAAGTCAATAAAGCGCTCGAAGAATTATACGTAAAAAGAAGCGAGTTTGCGGAAAAAGTTCCTTCCGGATTTATGACTATTTACGAGAAAATAATCGCCCATACAACTAATAAAACCGCTTTAGCACAGGTGATAGAAGATGTTTGCCAGGGGTGCTTCATGGATGTTTCCCCCCAAGAAATTAACGAGTTGATGAGGGGCAAGGAGATTATCCGTTGCCGTTCTTGTTCCCGGATTTTGTACCTGTAAGAAAAGGTGATTAACTTTTCTTGCAGCGTAGGAGCGTTGCATTTTCGCCCCTGAATACCTTAGCACCTTCCTGTGTTTTTAAGGTGATCCCTTTGTGAAGGTCAATATCGATTACTTTTCCTTCCACTGTTTTACCTTCAACTTCTAGGGCGATCTCTGCGCCGATGATTCCGGACATATTTTTCCAGGCATCCGATATTTCATTTTCCTGCTTACTAAGCACTTTTTGGTACCAGTTATCAAGATACATTAAAAATTGGCGGAAAATGTCCTTCTGGTTTATTAAAGCGCCTGTTTCCATATATAATGAAGTGACTATTTGGTTTAAATCAGCCGGGATTTCTTCGCTCTTCATGTTAATATTAAACCCGATGCCTAAAATCATGGCTTCTGGTTTGCTAGCGATACACTTGGTTTCCACGATAATGCCGGCTATTTTTCGCTCATTAATAATGACGTCATTGGGCCACCTGATTTTGGCGTCAAGCTGGAATTTGTCTTTTAATAATTTACAAATGGCAATTGCTCCGATGACCATCAATAAGGATGATTTTTCTATGGGCATATCCGGTTTTAAAATGACAGATGCCCAGATACCGGCGTCTTTGGGTGCATGCCAGGAACGATTGAATCGTCCCCTGCCTTTCAACTGTTCATCGGCAAAGATAACCGTTCCCTCCGGGCTGCCTCTTGAAACTTCCAGCCAGGCAAGGTCGTTAGTGGAGGTAACCTTTTTGAAACAACGTATCTGCCGCCCGATTGTCTTAACAGGCAAATTTTCAAACCAGGTTTCTTCTAACATAGTTATCTTTAGCGGCTTATTTCTGGTATATAAAAGGAACAATTATTGTTAATGAAGGCATATCCACTTTTTTAGAAATATCCGGGAAGGGAGCGGCCGCTTTGACAGTTTCAAGCGCGGCCATATCAAGGATGGGGAAATCGGAATGATTGGTTATTTCGGCATCCAGAATCTCGCCCTTGGGGTTGACCGTTATTTTTACGGTGACTTTGCCGGAAAGTTTTTGCCTCTTAGCTTCTTCTGGGACAAAATATTTCGCCTGTATTTGCTCCTGCACCCTTTTTAGGTAGGGTTTATTCTCTCCGGCCAGGCGCAATCTTAATTCCGGCGTTAAGTTGCTTCTATCGTAGAATTCTTCCAGTTCTTTCAGTTTTTGCTGGGCTTGTTCCGGCGTAAGAGTAGAGTGAATGGTTTCTTCAGGCTTTGCATACGGTTCATCCTTTTGTTCAATAGGCTTTATTTCTTCAGGCAAGACAGATATGTTTTTTTCTGACACATCTTTTTCTTCAGTTTGAGGAGGAGTTTCCGGTGGCTTTGCTTCCGGATTATCGGGTGTTACCTTAGGGGCGTCCTGCGGCGGTTCCGGCTGCTCTGATTTCAGATTGTTCGGCTGTGCCCGCAGTTCTTCGAAGATAAAATCAAGGTCGCGGGAGGTGTATTGGTAAGGCTTGCTGAAACTTAATGCAGGCAGTATTATTAAAACTACCAGATGAAAGGCTACAGAAATAATTAAAGTGAGTTTTATCCCGGAAATCTTTCTTGTTTCAACGGCCATAACTATTCGCTATCAACCGGATACTGGGGACCGTAAAACATTCCCTGCTCAATAAGGTCTGATTTTTTCTTGCTGTCGGATTTTTTATGGTCGCGTTCCACTATGTTGGTAAGATATAACTGGAAGACAGGAGGTTCTTTTACCTCGACGATTTCCTGAAACCTCATGTGTATCATTTCTTGGATTTTTGCGGTTACTTCCTGGACATTAGTCCCTTCCCAGGCGGAATAATAGGCGGTAATCACTATCGGTTTCGCTTCAGATTTTTTGTCCTTCCTGATGCGGATGTGGATATCGTGCACCTCGGCCAGTTTCTTTACCGCCCGGCGCAGGGAATTTTCTATTGCCGAGAGTGAAATGGAGAATTCACCGCTTGCCACATTCAGTTTTATATGGGTTGCATATTGGCGGACAAACAAGTGGCTCAAGAAATAAAGCAGGTTAAAAAGGACAATATATACGGTCAATAATAAAGCGACCATTCGCACCGATGGGTTGGTATTGATTTGGTCGATAAAATTACCAATCATTACGATATTGATGATATCAGATGCCCAGGCAAATCCGATTACTCCGAATCCAACCGCTACCAGCCAGTTCGTCAAACGGAGAATATATCCGATTACTTTCATATAAAAACTCCTTATAAGAACGACCTTTGTATTCTATATAAAAGGTATCGTTTTGTAAAGTAATTATTGGAGCAGTTTTTTAATTACCCCGTCAA is a window from the Planctomycetota bacterium genome containing:
- the rpoD gene encoding RNA polymerase sigma factor RpoD; translation: MTKINNDLKQLIESGKKRGFLTYDEINKVLPADMISQDKLDKLLTMIDDQGIELVDEERPFEHDITEEPAKGEDGDSVTESAIPEEKVSHIDDPVRLYLTQMGEIPLLSRVEELILAKKIESTRKRYREKVLESPVAIMETIKVLEDVRDGNIAYDRTLRAEAAIDLSKVSIIKRLPRIITKLKEFLKEAQDSYSILANNSLAGKKKEAVARKVSGIQAKWVKITEDLNVQTKKINPVVDRLKDISKRFSGIMKELDIIRKSAKNKSRLNELNQELFGLKLLVFEDDNDLKARLKEISRRVQEYEMAKRKLSSANLRLVVSIAKKYRNRGLSFLDLIQEGNTGLMRAVEKYEYRRGYKFSTYATWWIRQAITRAIADQSRTIRIPVHMVETMSRLKNTAKKLLQEKGREPTVEEISENSHIPLDETKRVLKISRYPVSLDKPIGYSEDGQVGDFIEDRRVQSPLKAATQDMLRERLNDVLNSLSFREREIVKLRYGIETGYAYTLEEVGKIFNVTRERIRQIEAKALRKLQHPIRSRKLINFLEKTGAKEE
- a CDS encoding biotin--[acetyl-CoA-carboxylase] ligase; translation: MLEETWFENLPVKTIGRQIRCFKKVTSTNDLAWLEVSRGSPEGTVIFADEQLKGRGRFNRSWHAPKDAGIWASVILKPDMPIEKSSLLMVIGAIAICKLLKDKFQLDAKIRWPNDVIINERKIAGIIVETKCIASKPEAMILGIGFNINMKSEEIPADLNQIVTSLYMETGALINQKDIFRQFLMYLDNWYQKVLSKQENEISDAWKNMSGIIGAEIALEVEGKTVEGKVIDIDLHKGITLKTQEGAKVFRGENATLLRCKKS
- a CDS encoding energy transducer TonB gives rise to the protein MAVETRKISGIKLTLIISVAFHLVVLIILPALSFSKPYQYTSRDLDFIFEELRAQPNNLKSEQPEPPQDAPKVTPDNPEAKPPETPPQTEEKDVSEKNISVLPEEIKPIEQKDEPYAKPEETIHSTLTPEQAQQKLKELEEFYDRSNLTPELRLRLAGENKPYLKRVQEQIQAKYFVPEEAKRQKLSGKVTVKITVNPKGEILDAEITNHSDFPILDMAALETVKAAAPFPDISKKVDMPSLTIIVPFIYQK